Proteins from a genomic interval of Sediminispirochaeta bajacaliforniensis DSM 16054:
- a CDS encoding sensor histidine kinase: MNLLSLASYTGFLVSMVAGIDGLRRNSRTMKGVLFFLFSLSVGIWCLGYAFLYAADNETVAWFWYRLTAPGWCFLPALVFHFVMILTETKDLRKGVTSFLYLIALVFSWKALTGVLMAKEFLFRPDAFATIEVHAVESPWYRAYLVYQIGSLSAGFFLLIKWRMRTNVLRFKKQANLIIGFFLVTLLFLNAFSFLPSFFSSPWPNIAPAVLVLIMIGTWYAITRYRMLDVTPELAAGYILSKMLDGVLLVDAAGTIRDANNRIIEMLGIRRRALIGQRLIRLFPATDSFDPMTEFDIDKLDSTATLEREVLCGFSPEDAIPVLAAFSLLLDSAGEVGGAVVVVHDLRFRRELETAKIEAEKADRAKARFLAHMSHDIKTPLNSIIGYAQLLVSDDELSSRNRRLSISICESGNHLLELLSDILDATQMEAGRMVIERKGFPFRNLLREIAIGYRLTAKRHGLDFRVCLGSNLPMFLLGDKKRILQILNNILSNAVKYTPVGGRVECKVETSFDETTSIRVLRIIVSDTGPGISEELQKSIFEPFARGAEYAGRVEGQGLGLTISRELTRMMGGILEYRDAEIGGSSFIFTIPVEICDEKNDAQWCEEAFVHSTEKYRMGIDSRVPIIDLLPSEIPAVSVLGQMRSLIGDGDIGAFIEFVDGHGKSRFPEFFNYFRTLAEGFQIHRIQDELEIFMSSERAR; encoded by the coding sequence ATGAATCTGCTTTCCCTTGCTTCCTATACTGGATTTCTTGTTTCTATGGTGGCGGGGATTGATGGGCTTCGGCGAAACTCCAGAACGATGAAGGGAGTTCTTTTTTTTCTTTTTTCGCTTTCGGTTGGGATATGGTGTTTGGGGTATGCTTTTTTATATGCGGCCGACAACGAAACCGTCGCCTGGTTCTGGTATCGTCTGACCGCGCCTGGCTGGTGTTTTCTCCCTGCGCTGGTCTTTCATTTTGTCATGATACTTACCGAAACAAAAGACCTGAGAAAAGGTGTTACATCGTTTTTGTATCTGATTGCCCTGGTTTTTTCATGGAAGGCACTCACCGGCGTGCTTATGGCAAAAGAGTTTCTATTTCGTCCAGATGCTTTTGCCACTATTGAGGTCCATGCGGTAGAGTCCCCCTGGTACCGGGCATATCTTGTTTACCAGATTGGATCATTATCGGCAGGCTTCTTTCTTCTTATCAAATGGCGTATGCGGACTAATGTGCTACGCTTTAAGAAACAGGCCAATTTAATTATTGGTTTTTTTCTTGTTACGCTTCTGTTTTTGAATGCCTTTAGTTTTCTTCCTTCTTTTTTTTCTTCTCCTTGGCCGAATATCGCACCGGCCGTTTTAGTCCTTATCATGATCGGTACATGGTATGCAATCACCCGCTACCGTATGCTCGATGTTACTCCTGAGCTTGCTGCCGGTTATATTCTGTCTAAAATGCTTGATGGAGTTTTGTTGGTGGATGCTGCCGGTACTATCCGTGATGCCAATAACCGTATCATTGAAATGCTTGGAATCCGTCGGAGAGCACTTATCGGGCAGAGGCTCATTCGTCTTTTCCCTGCAACGGATTCTTTTGATCCCATGACCGAATTTGATATCGATAAACTTGATTCAACTGCAACCCTGGAACGCGAGGTTTTATGCGGTTTTTCTCCGGAAGATGCAATACCGGTACTGGCTGCCTTTTCTCTGCTTCTTGATTCTGCCGGTGAAGTCGGAGGAGCCGTAGTTGTTGTTCACGACCTTCGGTTTCGTCGGGAACTGGAGACGGCTAAAATAGAGGCGGAGAAGGCCGATCGGGCAAAGGCGCGTTTTCTTGCTCATATGAGTCACGACATCAAAACTCCGCTGAACAGCATTATCGGATATGCACAGCTTTTGGTTTCCGATGATGAACTCTCTTCCCGTAATCGGCGTTTGAGTATCAGTATTTGTGAAAGTGGTAATCACCTGCTCGAGCTCCTTAGCGACATTCTTGATGCTACACAGATGGAAGCGGGAAGGATGGTCATAGAGCGAAAGGGTTTTCCCTTTAGGAACCTTCTGAGAGAGATAGCAATAGGCTACCGCCTTACGGCAAAAAGGCATGGTCTTGATTTTCGGGTTTGCCTCGGATCAAATCTTCCTATGTTTTTGCTTGGTGATAAAAAGAGGATTTTACAGATATTAAACAATATTCTTTCGAATGCCGTGAAATATACCCCTGTGGGAGGGCGGGTGGAATGCAAGGTGGAAACCTCCTTCGATGAAACAACTTCCATCCGAGTCCTCCGCATCATCGTGAGCGATACGGGGCCGGGTATTTCCGAAGAATTACAGAAAAGTATATTTGAGCCTTTTGCCCGGGGAGCGGAATATGCCGGTAGGGTTGAAGGGCAGGGACTTGGACTGACCATCAGTCGTGAGCTTACCAGAATGATGGGGGGAATCCTTGAATATCGGGATGCCGAGATTGGGGGAAGCTCCTTCATCTTTACAATTCCTGTTGAAATCTGTGATGAAAAAAACGATGCTCAATGGTGTGAGGAGGCTTTTGTGCATAGCACCGAAAAATATCGTATGGGAATTGACTCTCGTGTTCCCATCATAGACCTTTTGCCTTCGGAGATTCCTGCTGTCTCTGTTCTTGGGCAGATGCGTTCTCTTATCGGTGATGGAGATATCGGTGCCTTTATTGAGTTTGTCGACGGACATGGAAAAAGTCGTTTCCCTGAATTTTTCAACTACTTTCGTACTTTGGCGGAAGGTTTCCAAATTCACCGTATTCAGGATGAGCTTGAAATCTTTATGTCTTCGGAGAGAGCGCGATGA
- a CDS encoding response regulator → MNDDIINVLIIDDTPINLALLYDVLEVNGCKVFVAQDGRKGAELAKNRQPDIVLLDVMMPDFDGFETCRLLQSDEHTKDIPVIFLSALSDMESTLKGFRAGAVDYVTKPLRQEEVLARIQVQVELKRSRERIRELERKNTVLAMAVTTAHEITQPLTILKGALDLLSMEIEVHDISRAMEYVGRCRMAAARIERLMEKYRSDVGVGIGEYGGGSSMVLFPEKSD, encoded by the coding sequence ATGAATGATGACATTATCAATGTTTTAATTATCGATGATACTCCGATTAACCTTGCCCTGCTATACGATGTGCTGGAGGTTAATGGCTGCAAGGTCTTTGTCGCTCAGGACGGACGAAAGGGGGCCGAACTTGCAAAGAATCGACAACCGGACATTGTTCTTCTTGATGTCATGATGCCCGATTTTGACGGCTTTGAAACCTGCCGACTTTTACAAAGCGATGAACACACCAAGGATATTCCCGTGATTTTTCTTTCTGCGCTTTCCGATATGGAAAGCACATTAAAAGGGTTTCGTGCTGGGGCCGTTGATTATGTAACCAAACCACTCAGGCAGGAAGAGGTCCTTGCACGGATACAGGTACAAGTTGAATTGAAGCGGAGTCGTGAGCGTATTCGTGAACTGGAACGAAAGAATACCGTTCTTGCGATGGCGGTCACAACGGCCCATGAAATAACACAGCCCCTGACTATTTTGAAAGGCGCTCTTGATTTACTTTCCATGGAAATCGAGGTCCATGATATATCGAGAGCCATGGAATATGTCGGTCGCTGCCGGATGGCTGCGGCCCGTATAGAACGGCTTATGGAGAAGTATCGATCCGATGTAGGTGTCGGTATCGGAGAATATGGGGGCGGAAGTTCGATGGTCCTTTTCCCGGAAAAGTCGGATTAG
- a CDS encoding PTS sugar transporter subunit IIA: MKKLYEYLDEKNMLFTDSSVKDDILETMVDVCFSAGKVKDLEEFKTAIFEREAIMSTGIGLGIAVPHAKIGCVEDFFITVAILGEEVDWGAIDDKPVSIVFLIGGPENQQTEYLGILSKIVLFTKSETRRKALSSATTPEEVIKIFRPLN, encoded by the coding sequence ATGAAGAAGCTGTATGAGTATCTCGATGAGAAAAATATGCTCTTTACCGATTCATCGGTGAAGGATGACATTTTGGAAACAATGGTTGATGTCTGTTTCTCCGCGGGGAAGGTGAAGGACCTTGAGGAGTTCAAGACTGCCATCTTTGAACGAGAAGCGATCATGAGTACAGGGATCGGTCTTGGAATAGCGGTCCCTCATGCAAAAATTGGGTGTGTTGAAGATTTTTTTATTACCGTCGCCATTCTTGGAGAAGAGGTGGACTGGGGTGCCATCGATGATAAACCTGTCTCCATTGTCTTCCTTATTGGCGGACCGGAAAATCAGCAAACCGAGTATCTTGGGATTCTTTCGAAAATTGTTTTATTTACGAAGAGTGAAACAAGAAGAAAGGCCTTATCCTCGGCTACGACACCGGAAGAGGTTATCAAAATCTTTCGTCCTCTTAACTGA